In a single window of the Bradyrhizobium sp. ORS 285 genome:
- a CDS encoding ribonuclease HII, with product MPAMIRDQADKPGRAKATTAAKKGSAVKSASKPAAANKVGAKPGKGIIAVAPPSFRRERALLKQGIWPVAGCDEAGRGPLAGPVVAAAVILDPNRIPKGLDDSKRLSAEQREALFDKICKTSAFAVAMASPSRIDRDNILRASLWALSRAVRALPEAPKHVFVDGRDRIDVDCNCEAVIGGDGLVMSIAAASIVAKVTRDRLMCALAQDCPGYGFEQHKGYGVPEHLAALDRLGPSVHHRSLFAPVVAARQKHQPLAVQPEPDLFAEITVVTSTEISLQA from the coding sequence ATGCCCGCCATGATTCGTGACCAAGCCGACAAGCCGGGCAGGGCGAAAGCCACCACCGCCGCGAAGAAAGGCTCCGCGGTGAAAAGTGCGAGCAAACCGGCCGCTGCGAACAAGGTGGGCGCCAAGCCGGGCAAAGGCATCATCGCCGTGGCGCCGCCGAGCTTTCGGCGCGAGCGTGCACTGCTGAAGCAGGGCATCTGGCCGGTCGCCGGCTGCGACGAGGCCGGCCGTGGGCCGCTCGCCGGCCCGGTGGTGGCGGCAGCGGTGATTCTCGATCCCAATCGTATCCCGAAGGGCCTGGACGATTCCAAGCGCCTGAGTGCCGAGCAGCGCGAGGCGCTGTTCGACAAGATCTGCAAGACCTCGGCCTTCGCCGTGGCGATGGCCTCGCCGTCGCGAATCGATCGCGACAATATCCTGCGGGCGTCGCTCTGGGCGCTGTCGCGAGCCGTGCGGGCGCTGCCGGAGGCGCCGAAGCATGTGTTCGTCGACGGCCGCGATCGCATCGACGTCGATTGCAATTGTGAGGCGGTGATCGGCGGCGACGGGCTGGTGATGTCGATCGCCGCGGCCTCGATCGTCGCCAAGGTGACGCGCGACCGGCTGATGTGCGCGCTGGCGCAGGATTGCCCCGGCTACGGCTTCGAGCAGCACAAGGGGTACGGGGTGCCGGAGCATCTTGCCGCCCTCGACCGGCTCGGTCCCTCCGTGCATCACCGCAGCCTGTTTGCGCCGGTCGTGGCGGCCCGGCAGAAGCATCAGCCCTTGGCCGTGCAGCCGGAGCCCGATCTGTTTGCGGAGATCACGGTGGTGACCTCCACCGAAATCTCGCTTCAAGCCTGA
- a CDS encoding VOC family protein → MSAEVVVPRFTGITLGVSEMRRSIAFYASLGFARKFRATGEAVAFFETGGTVLALYPWEALAHDAGVADQPRPPAFRGVTLAWNCRSEAEVDAALLSAVEKGATLLKPGQPTDYGGYSGYFADPDGHVWEVVVAPGIDVGEDNRVHLPV, encoded by the coding sequence ATGAGTGCAGAGGTCGTCGTGCCGCGGTTCACGGGCATCACTCTGGGCGTATCCGAGATGCGCCGGAGCATCGCGTTCTATGCGTCGCTTGGCTTTGCCCGGAAGTTTCGCGCGACCGGCGAGGCCGTGGCGTTTTTCGAGACGGGGGGGACCGTGTTGGCGCTGTATCCCTGGGAAGCGCTCGCGCACGACGCGGGCGTTGCCGACCAGCCGCGGCCGCCGGCCTTCCGTGGTGTCACGCTGGCCTGGAATTGCCGATCGGAGGCCGAGGTCGATGCTGCGCTGCTGTCGGCGGTCGAGAAGGGGGCGACGCTGCTGAAGCCGGGGCAGCCGACCGACTATGGTGGCTACAGCGGCTATTTTGCCGATCCGGACGGCCATGTCTGGGAGGTGGTCGTGGCGCCGGGGATCGATGTCGGCGAGGACAATCGAGTGCATCTGCCGGTCTAG
- a CDS encoding PA0069 family radical SAM protein: MSRASSHALKRPPVPVPSEPVGAPSSGPEDFPELAVAIERGRRRGRGAQSNASGRYEAEARVVFDDGWQSLEDLPPFKTTVATDTSRKVITRNDSPDIGFDRSINPYRGCEHGCVYCFARPTHAFLGLSPGLDFESKLFVKPDAPALLEKELAATGYEPRMIAIGTNTDPYQPIERERKVMRGILEVLEKVGHPVGIVTKSALVMRDADILARMAKKNLAKVAISVTTLDPKLARTMEPRASTPSKRLEALQALSKAGIPTTVMVAPVIPALNDIEIERILDAAAHAGVKEAAYVLLRLPLEVRDLFREWLLEHYPDRYRHVFTLIRDMRGGRDYDSQWGTRMKGTGPMAWMIGRRFEIACEKLGLNKRRTKLTTDHFVRPKGGGQQLSLF, encoded by the coding sequence ATGAGCCGAGCATCTTCACATGCCCTCAAGCGCCCACCGGTCCCGGTGCCCTCCGAGCCGGTGGGCGCGCCTTCCTCAGGTCCTGAGGACTTTCCCGAACTCGCGGTCGCCATTGAACGGGGCCGGCGCCGCGGCCGGGGTGCACAATCCAATGCGAGCGGCCGCTACGAGGCGGAGGCCCGTGTTGTCTTCGATGACGGCTGGCAGAGCCTCGAAGACCTGCCGCCGTTCAAGACGACGGTCGCGACCGACACCTCGCGCAAGGTGATCACCCGCAACGATTCGCCCGACATCGGCTTCGATCGCTCGATCAATCCGTATCGTGGCTGCGAGCATGGCTGCGTCTATTGTTTCGCGCGGCCGACCCACGCCTTTCTCGGCCTGTCGCCGGGGCTCGATTTCGAATCCAAGCTGTTCGTGAAGCCGGACGCGCCGGCGCTCCTGGAAAAGGAATTGGCGGCCACCGGCTATGAGCCGCGAATGATCGCGATCGGCACCAACACCGATCCGTACCAGCCGATCGAGCGTGAGCGGAAGGTCATGCGCGGCATCCTCGAGGTGCTGGAAAAGGTTGGCCATCCCGTCGGGATCGTGACCAAGTCGGCGCTGGTGATGCGTGATGCCGACATCCTGGCGCGGATGGCCAAGAAGAACCTGGCGAAGGTCGCGATATCGGTGACCACGCTGGACCCGAAGCTGGCGCGCACCATGGAGCCGCGGGCGTCTACGCCGTCCAAGCGTCTGGAGGCACTGCAGGCATTGTCGAAGGCCGGCATTCCGACCACGGTGATGGTTGCGCCTGTCATCCCGGCGCTGAACGACATCGAGATCGAGCGCATCCTCGATGCCGCCGCGCATGCGGGGGTCAAGGAAGCGGCTTACGTTCTGCTGCGGCTGCCACTGGAGGTGCGTGATCTGTTTCGCGAATGGCTGCTGGAGCATTATCCGGACCGTTATCGCCACGTCTTTACCTTGATCCGCGACATGCGCGGCGGTCGCGACTACGACTCGCAATGGGGCACGCGGATGAAGGGCACCGGACCGATGGCCTGGATGATCGGCCGCCGCTTCGAGATCGCCTGCGAGAAGCTCGGGCTGAACAAGCGGCGGACGAAGCTGACGACGGATCATTTCGTGCGGCCGAAGGGTGGCGGGCAGCAGTTGAGTTTGTTCTGA